In Streptococcus respiraculi, one DNA window encodes the following:
- a CDS encoding triose-phosphate isomerase family protein, with the protein MLEDRNVVRRPIVGLSQKNYRNTATLEKEYLNVFLEELDLLADVDIDLFYFPSLGVLHQSAAMLKGTKLEYGAQNIAPIANGAMTGEFSIESLVDIGGSYVELGHAERRKYFGETDELIRQKIQLAFELGVTPVLCIGDPERSTEEVRQGYFTQQLVTVISGISQCDLKRLVIAYEPVWAIGQAEAADDNYVWDSHRIIRAILTRECGAEVADAVRIIYGGSVSKENTKSLVKDANVDGVFVGRFGHNPHHFAEIIRLVYQIKDMEENR; encoded by the coding sequence ATGCTAGAAGACAGAAATGTTGTGCGTCGACCCATTGTAGGGCTGAGTCAAAAGAATTATCGTAATACAGCTACCTTAGAGAAAGAATATCTGAATGTTTTTTTAGAAGAACTGGATTTATTAGCTGATGTAGATATTGATTTGTTTTATTTTCCGAGTTTAGGAGTTCTCCACCAATCAGCTGCTATGTTGAAAGGGACTAAGCTAGAGTATGGTGCACAGAATATTGCACCGATTGCTAACGGTGCAATGACAGGAGAATTTTCGATTGAATCGCTTGTGGATATAGGTGGTTCCTATGTTGAGCTAGGTCATGCGGAAAGGCGTAAGTATTTTGGCGAAACAGATGAGCTCATTCGTCAGAAAATACAACTAGCTTTTGAATTAGGAGTCACTCCAGTTCTTTGTATCGGAGATCCTGAACGTTCTACAGAAGAAGTAAGGCAGGGATATTTTACCCAGCAGTTAGTAACAGTTATATCAGGTATCAGTCAGTGTGATCTTAAGCGTTTAGTGATTGCTTATGAACCAGTTTGGGCGATTGGTCAAGCTGAAGCAGCGGACGATAATTATGTTTGGGACTCTCATCGTATCATTCGTGCTATTCTCACTCGTGAATGTGGAGCAGAAGTGGCGGATGCTGTTAGAATTATTTACGGTGGTTCTGTTAGTAAAGAAAATACGAAAAGTTTAGTCAAGGATGCAAATGTTGATGGTGTCTTTGTTGGAAGATTTGGACATAATCCTCATCATTTTGCAGAAATTATTCGACTGGTTTATCAGATAAAAGATATGGAGGAAAATAGGTGA
- the dhaM gene encoding dihydroxyacetone kinase phosphoryl donor subunit DhaM, whose protein sequence is MKAIILVSHSEKISEGLKEMLEEMIDSSAVQIISAGGTGDGRLGTNAITIYEHLVACSECEEIYIFADIGSSILSSETAIEMLDLEEDRQKVTLFDAPLIEGAFIGAVQASIGACTKDILEEISLNK, encoded by the coding sequence GTGAAAGCCATCATTTTGGTATCCCATTCTGAAAAGATTTCAGAGGGATTAAAGGAAATGCTAGAGGAAATGATTGACTCTTCAGCAGTACAAATTATTTCGGCAGGTGGAACAGGAGATGGTCGTTTAGGGACTAATGCGATTACGATTTATGAACATCTAGTTGCCTGCTCTGAATGTGAAGAAATTTATATTTTTGCCGACATTGGAAGCTCTATTTTAAGTTCGGAAACAGCCATAGAAATGCTGGACTTAGAAGAAGATAGACAGAAAGTGACATTATTTGATGCCCCGCTGATAGAAGGTGCATTTATTGGAGCAGTACAAGCCTCTATTGGAGCTTGTACCAAGGACATATTGGAAGAAATATCTTTAAATAAATAA